In Drosophila simulans strain w501 chromosome 3R, Prin_Dsim_3.1, whole genome shotgun sequence, a single window of DNA contains:
- the LOC6727790 gene encoding coiled-coil domain-containing protein 63, whose amino-acid sequence MADLSELDQLATAELQRLQRQHRGLQLDLRGLLEEKAKRLKKQNHMINVLQVEHQKLKEEIKTLEGGTHARKNTNREKHLGTLQEQQADLQRVLQNERTNLWELEGHIRKMEKEIDALRRNEVPDNCYKDTICRVQKSVVKLENRLDVVNKKCSDVLTENSKMRDAINHMLQDRANFNDMWQSMVSQFNEGKKFIMDLIDQSTLAFDQREELCNKLTVLKDRNENDKVMHIQEMREMQRRLEHDAKLQKFFDIKGQKRLNPELEQRELDKKQSQKETYERQLLEYKEIIEKIKLLYGEEDADRLVAQFKRQEDENFALFNYVNELSHEVEVLNDSTQELQDEIERQKSEQTEKELKLKTEALDYLNAEKERIEQLAEETRERKRTLSIRLEQLLKGIEDIFRQLACDDAPILNVLSTKTFLTVHNVKLFIGVIERRVNLIISAINIEDNSNKILARKDRVPKFNIRESAKTKN is encoded by the exons ATGGCTGACCTAAGCGAGCTGGATCAGTTGGCAACTGCCGAGCTGCAGAGGCTGCAGCGCCAGCATCGGGGTCTCCAGCTGGACCTTCGGGGTCTCCTCGAGGAGAAGGCCAAGCGCCTGAAGAAGCAGAATCACATGATCAACGTACTGCAAGTGGAGCACCAGAAGCTGAAGGAGGAGATCAAGACTCTAGAAGGAGGCACTCATGCGCGAAAGAACACCAAT AGGGAGAAGCACCTGGGCACTTTGCAGGAACAACAGGCGGATTTGCAGAGGGTCCTCCAGAATGAGCGAACCAATCTCTGGGAACTGGAGGGCCACAtccggaaaatggaaaaggagATTGATGCCCTGCGGCGGAACGAAGTGCCCGACAACTGCTACAAGGACACCATCTGCAGGGTGCAGAAGAGCGTGGTCAAGTTGGAGAACCGCCTGGATGTCGTCAACAAAAAATGCAGCGATGTGCTCACTGAAAACAGCAAGATGAGGGACGCCATAAACCACATGTTGCAGGATCG GGCAAACTTCAATGACATGTGGCAGTCGATGGTGTCCCAGTTCAACGAGGGCAAGAAGTTCATCATGGATCTCATAGACCAGTCGACCCTGGCCTTCGACCAGCGAGAAGAGCTGTGCAACAAGCTGACCGTCCTCAAGGATCGCAACGAGAACGACAAGGTGATGCACATCCAGGAGATGCGCGAGATGCAGCGCCGCCTGGAGCACGACGCCAAGCTGCAGAAGTTCTTCGACATCAAGGGGCAGAAGCGCCTCAAtccggagctggagcagcgcGAGCTGGACAAGAAGCAGAGCCAGAAGGAGACCTACGAGAGGCAGCTTCTGGAGTACAAGGAGATCATCGAGAAGATCAAGTTGCTCTACGGCGAGGAGGACGCGGACCGACTGGTGGCCCAGTTCAAGCGCCAGGAGGACGAGAACTTTGCCCTCTTCAACTATGTGAACGAGCTGAGTCACGAGGTGGAAGTACTCAACGATTCCACTCAGGAGCTTCAGGATGAAATAG AGCGCCAGAAATCGGAGCAGACCGAGAAGGAGTTGAAGCTTAAGACCGAGGCACTCGACTATCTAAATGCCGAAAAGGAGCGGATCGAGCAGCTGGCGGAGGAGACCAGAGAAAGGAAGCGAACCCTGAGCATCCGATTAGAACAGCTTCTCAAGGGCATCGAGGATATATTCAG ACAATTGGCCTGTGACGATGCTCCCATCCTGAATGTGCTCAGTACCAAAACTTTTCTGACAGTCCACAATGTGAAGCTTTTCATTGGTGTCATTGAACGCCGGGTCAACCTGATCATCAGCGCCATCAACATCGAGGATAACTCCAACAAAATACTGGCCCGAAAGGATCGTGTTCCCAAATTCAACATACGGGAATCGgcgaaaactaaaaactaa